A single genomic interval of Lepidochelys kempii isolate rLepKem1 chromosome 13, rLepKem1.hap2, whole genome shotgun sequence harbors:
- the LOC140897128 gene encoding duodenase-1-like, which produces MTLHFLGHLFPASPPHCLLYINPGAETEPPAPAPGCAPMRLLLLLFPMAFVPLHTAQVIRGQEAPLGSRPYMAYVQIGSKGSCGGFLIQEDVVVTAAHCNCNLGNIYVYLGVQDFKKPGQNWQRIRARRWIQHPDFSNENFDNDIMLLKLWRSAELTEWVMPIPLPEADHHVSPGSECSVAGWGRTGVNTTSDRLQEAEQEVVSDGLCGERYRHYDPTTMLCAGSPHAKKSAFQGDSGGPLVCDGVVQGIISNGDPDGRPPSIYTRISKFIPWINKTLQKLS; this is translated from the exons ATGACCCTGCACTTCCTGGGCCACCTcttcccagcctcccctccccactgtctGCTCTATATAAACCCCGGGGCTGAGACAGAgccaccagccccagctcctggatgtGCACCAATGAggctgctcctgctcctgttCCCCATGGCCTTTGTCCCACTTCATACCG CTCAGGTCATCAGGGGCCAGGAAGCCCCGCTTGGCTCCAGACCCTACATGGCCTATGTACAAATAGGGTCAAAGGGAAGCTGCGGAGGGTTCCTGATCCAGGAGGACGTGGTGGTGACGGCGGCTCATTGTAACTGCAACCTGGG CAACATCTATGTCTACCTGGGAGTCCAAGACTTCAAGAAGCCAGGACAGAACTGGCAACGGATCCGGGCCCGTCGCTGGATCCAGCACCCTGACTTCAGCAATGAGAACTTTGATAATGACATCATGCTGCTGAAG CTGTGGCGCAGTGCGGAGCTGACCGAGTGGGTGATGCCCATCCCCCTGCCGGAGGCCGATCACCACGTCAGCCCAGGCTCCGAGTGCAGCGTGGCCGGGTGGGGTCGGACCGGAGTGAACACCACCTCCGACAGGCTGCAGGAGGCGGAGCAAGAGGTGGTGTCGGACGGGCTGTGCGGAGAGCGGTATCGGCATTACGACCCCACCACCATGCTGTGTGCCGGCAGCCCCCACGCCAAGAAATCAGCCTTCCAG GGTGATTCCGGTGGGCCGTTGGTGTGCGACGGGGTGGTCCAGGGCATCATTTCCAATGGAGATCCGGATGGGCGACCCCCCAGCATATACACAAGAATCTCCAAATTCATCCCCTGGATCAACAAAACTCTGCAGAAACTGAGTTAA